A single window of Osmia bicornis bicornis chromosome 14, iOsmBic2.1, whole genome shotgun sequence DNA harbors:
- the LOC114881654 gene encoding LOW QUALITY PROTEIN: thiamine transporter 2-like (The sequence of the model RefSeq protein was modified relative to this genomic sequence to represent the inferred CDS: inserted 3 bases in 2 codons; deleted 1 base in 1 codon; substituted 1 base at 1 genomic stop codon), with translation IKWXKVISCILCIFGCFKEFISTESFVTNYLTGPWKNFINVQVNQEIFPVASYSYFATLVVIFLVTDFVRYKPIIILCGFSGAITFLLIMFGKDIXMQIVEFFYGLFLCTEVAYYTYIYAKVDTKYYQEVTGHTKAASLFGRCMXARLSLSFDTLNYHQLNYITVSAISFATIWAVFLPFVGQSIYFHKENENYVNHDSLTNNEMVVSQSYNLNELLYRPEQYNNNNSPSTNVSLIRKIKQAYILSWKDFLQAYSNSHVEKCSIWWSFSTCGYLQIISYIQLLWQTGVSHGDKIYNGAVDSLYTIIGEQISCMTTCERFHCEWYISCRITPRNRFFAITIVSNNKFHKFLQLGSSRIYILLNVKRFLVIGLFLVE, from the exons ATCAAATGGTAAAAAGTAATTTCGtgtattttatgtatatttgGATGTTTCAAAGAGTTTATATCTACAGAGTCTTTCGTTACCAATTATTTAACAGGACCatggaaaaattttataaatgttcAA GTAAATCAAGAAATTTTTCCTGTTGCATCATATTCTTATTTTGCAACATTAGTTGTCATATTTTTAGTAACAGATTTTGTACGATATAAGCCTATCATTATTTTGTGTGGTTTCTCTGGTGCTATCACATTTCTTTTGATAATGTTTGGAAAAGATAT TATGCAAATTGTGGAATTCTTTTATGGCTTGTTTTTATGTACAGAAGTGGCTTACTATACATACATTTATGCTAAAGTTGATACGAAATATTATCAGGAAGTAACTGGTCATACAAAAGCAGCATCTCTTTTTGGTCGTTGTA TTGCACGATTGTCACTCTCTTTTGATACATTAAATTATCATCAGTTGAATTATATTACAGTATCag cTATTTCATTTGCAACAATATGGGCG GTTTTTTTACCTTTTGTTGGTCAgtccatttattttcataaagaaaatgaaaattatgtaAACCATGATTCTTTAACTAATAATGAAATGGTAGTATCACAATCatacaatttaaatgaattattatataGACCAGAACAGTACAATAACAACAATTCTCCCAGTACAAATGTTTCGTTGATacgtaaaataaaacaagCTTATATTCTATCATGGAAAGATTTTTTGCAAGCATATTCAAACAGTCATGTTGAAAAATGTTCAATCTGGTGGTCATTTTCCACTTGTGGATATTTACAAATTATCAGTTATATACAATTACTTTGGCAAACTGGTGTATCACATGGAGATAAGATTTATAATGGAGCTGTAGATTCTTTATACACTATCATAGGTGAGCAAATATCCTGTATGACTacatgtgaaaggtttcattgCGAATGGTACATTTCTTGCAGAATAACACCAAGAAATAGGTTTTTTGCCATAACAATAGTTAGTAAcaacaaattccataaatttttgcaactgggatcatcgcggatatacatCCTATTAAATGTGAAACGTTTCCTCGTGATCGGTTTATTCCTTGTAGAGTAA